One Ananas comosus cultivar F153 linkage group 23, ASM154086v1, whole genome shotgun sequence genomic window carries:
- the LOC109728045 gene encoding vacuolar protein sorting-associated protein 51 homolog, translated as MAATEAPPLDERAKRTRDLLASFYNTDPSAAAGGGAGGSGGGGGGGGGGGAASTARAASLDSINSPSFDPDVYMNLLVQKSNLEGLLQNHVQMAAEIKNLDTDLQMLVYENYNKFISATDTIKRMKNNIVGMEANMEQLLAKITSVQSKSDTVNASLYEKREHIEKLHRTRNLLRKVQFIYDLPTRLNKCIKAEAYADAVRFFTGAKPIFEAYGDSSFQDCKRASEEAIDVVIQNLQAKLYSDSEPIEARAEAVVLLKQLNFPVENLKTNLLEKLEDCLLKFKDESKEASIGDISKTFRAYLIIFPDSEQRLIELAQALFSKRYESVRQQINKKLPSADLLAMLRVIWEDISTVDEVLPEAALPAFSLEAARSIIRHYISTAFSHLQLEISDALIRNKPTAIEGSEEFPLQIALETSKKALIQGSMDLLMEFRYLLDDNLELLVKLRDLIIDWVQEGFQEFFQKLHGRFLVLSGRSNNINQYSSLSDSIQMEKVPTGLVLVLAQLCVFVEQSAIPRVTEEIAAYFSGGGVRAYEYGPAFVPGEICRLFRSAGEKFLHLYINMKTQKISVLLKKRFTTPNWIKHKEPREVHMFVDLLLQELEAVGSEVKQILPRGLVRRHRHSDSTGSTNSSRSNPMREDKLTRSNTQRVRSQFLETHLAKLFEQKMEIFTKVEYTQESVISTVIKLCLKSLQEFVRLQTFNRSGFQQIQLDIEFLKTPLKDFVDDGAAIDFLLKEVISAAHERCLDPIPLEPPILDKLITAKLAKNKEQNSSS; from the exons ATGGCGGCGACCGAGGCTCCCCCTCTCGACGAGAGGGCGAAGAGGACGCGCGACCTCCTCGCGAGCTTCTACAACACcgacccctccgccgccgccggcggtgGCGCCGGCgggagcggaggcggaggcggaggcggaggcggaggcggcgccgcctctACGGCGAGGGCCGCGTCGCTCGACTCCATCAACTCCCCCTCCTTCGATCCCGACGTGTACATGAACCTCCTG GTTCAAAAATCGAATTTGGAAGGGCTTCTCCAGAATCATGTTCAGATGGCAGCTGAGATTAAGAATCTTGACACTGACTTGCAAATGCTCGTTTATGAGAATTATAATAAGTTCATCAGTGCCACCGATACCATAAAAAG GATGAAAAATAATATCGTTGGAATGGAAGCAAACATGGAGCAGCTCCTCGCGAAA ATAACATCTGTCCAATCGAAAAGTGATACAGTGAATGCATCCTTATATGAGAAAAGAGAACATATAGAGAAATTGCATCGTACTCGAAATCTTCTACGAAAAGTTCAA TTCATTTATGATCTTCCCACCCGACTCAACAAATGCATCAAGGCAGAAGCATATGCAGATGCTGTGAGGTTTTTTACAGGAGCTAAACCAATTTTTGAG GCGTATGGAGATTCATCTTTCCAGGATTGTAAACGAGCATCTGAAGAGGCTATAGATGTAGTCATTCAGAACCTTCAG GCAAAATTGTACTCAGATTCTGAACCTATTGAAGCAAGGGCTGAAGCTGTTGTACTTCTTAAACAGCTGAACTTCCCT GTAGAAAATCTAAAGACAAACTTACTTGAGAAGCTTGAGGACTGTCTCTTGAAATTCAAGGATGAATCTAAAGAG GCTTCCATTGGTGATATATCAAAGACATTCCGTGCCTATCTTATAATATTTCCTGATTCAGAACAACGACTCATTGAACTTGCACAGGCTTTGTTTTCCAA GCGTTATGAATCAGTACGacagcaaataaataaaaaactgcCATCAGCGGATCTACTGGCAATGCTGC GAGTGATTTGGGAAGACATAAGTACTGTTGATGAAGTTCTTCCAGAGGCTGCTCTTCCTGCCTTCTCTTTAGAG GCTGCTAGAAGCATTATCAGGCACTATATATCAACTGCATTTTCTCATCTTCAGTTGGAAATTTCAG ATGCTCTAATCAGAAACAAACCTACGGCAATTGAAGGGTCAGAAGAGTTCCCATTACAAATTGCCTTGGAAACCAGCAAAAAGGCACTGATTCAGGGCAGCATGGATCTCTTAATG GAATTCCGCTATCTCCTTGATGACAACCTAGAGTTGCTTGTGAAACTGAGAGACTTGATTATCGATTGGGTGCAAGAAGGTTTCCAAGAATTCTTCCAGAAACTTCATGGGCGTTTTCTTGTGCTTTCTGGAAGAAGTAACAATATTAATCAGTATTCGAGCTTATCGGACTCGATACAAATGGAAAAGGTGCCGACAGGACTTGTTCTTGTGCTAGCTCAGCTGTGTGTGTTCGTAGAACAAAGTGCAATACCTAGAGTCACAGAG GAGATAGCAGCTTATTTTTCTGGAGGGGGTGTTCGTGCCTATGAATATGGACCAGCATTTGTCCCTGGAGAGATTTGCCGTTTGTTTCGTTCAGCTGGGGAAAAATTCTTGCATCTC TATATTAATATGAAGACGCAGAAGATCTCTGTACTACTTAAGAAAAGGTTTACAACACCAAACTGGATCAAG CACAAGGAGCCGAGAGAAGTTCACATGTTtgttgatcttcttcttcaagaG TTGGAAGCTGTAGGAAGTGAAGTCAAGCAGATTCTACCTCGTGGCTTGGTTCGAAGGCATCGTCATTCCGACAGCACAGGTAGCACCAACTCTTCTCGTAGCAATCCAATGCGCGAGGATAAATTGACCCGGTCCAATACACAGAGGGTGAGAAGCCAATTTCTGGAAACTCATCTTGCTAAGTTATTCGAGCAGAAAATGGAGATATTCACAAAAGTTGAATACACACAG GAATCTGTCATATCAACTGTCATAAAACTCTGCTTGAAAAGTTTGCAAGAATTTGTCCGGCTCCAGACTTTCAACCGAAGCGGATTCCAGCAGATTCAGTTGGATATTGAATTCCTGAAGACTCCCTTGAAAGACTTTGTCGATGATGGAGCCGCTATAGACTTCCTACTAAAAGAG GTGATTAGTGCCGCTCATGAGAGATGTCTCGATCCGATCCCCTTGGAGCCGCCCATACTCGACAAGCTTATTACTGCGAAGctagcaaagaacaaagagcagaACTCAAGTTCCTAA